CCCACTGCCACTGCCACTTCCGAGGAGGCGGGCGGCAGGACTACTCCTCCGGGGGGAACACGGGCTCCCCCGTGTCCGGCAGGGTGATCAGGATCGCCTCCACCGGGCACCCCTCCGCTGCGGCGAGGATCTGCTCGTTCGCGTCCGTGTCCGGCTCCGACGGGTGGGACTGGCGGGCGGAGTCCAGGCGGAAGCCGCCCGGGGCGTGGCTCAGGCACATGCCCGAGCCGATGCACACGCCCCGGTCGACCTCCACATGCCAGCGGTCGCCCATCACCCCTCGCCCTCGTACGAGGCGGGCAGATGGATCATCTTGTGCTCCAGGTAGGAGCCGAACCCCTCGGGGCCGAACTCGCGCCCGAGGCCGGAGTTCTTGTAGCCGCCGAACGGGCCGAGCATGTCCAGGCTGAAGGTGTTGACGTTGTACGTGCCCGTCCTGATCCGGCGTGCGAAGTCGATCCCGCGCTCGACGTCCGCCGTCCACACGCTGCCGCTGAGCCCGTAGTCGGAGTCGTCGGCGATGGCTGCGGCCTCGGCCTCGTCCCCGTATGGCAGCAGGCAGATCACCGGGCCGAAGATCTCCTCGCGGGCGATCCGCATGGAGTTGTCGACACCTCCGAAGAGGGTGGGCTCGACATACCAGCCGCGGTCGAGTCCGGAGGGACGTCCGCCGCCGGTGAGGATCTTGGCGCCTTCCTCCTGACCGATCCTGATGTAGTCGAGCGAGCGCCGCTGCTGGCGTTCGGCCACCAGCGGGCCGACCTGGGTCGCCGGGTCCAGCGGGTCGCCGACCACGAGGGCGCCCGCCGCGGCGGCGAAGGCGTCGGCGATCTCGTCGTAGCGCGTGTGCGGCACGAGGATTCGGGTCTGGGCGACGCACGCCTGGCCGTTGTTCATCCAGGCTGCGGGCACGATGCCCTGCACGGCGGTCTCCGGATCGGCGTCCGGCAGGATGACGGCCGCCGACTTGCCGCCCAGCTCCAGGGTGACACGGCTGAGATTGCGGGCCGCGACCTCCATCACGCGCTTCCCGGCCGCAACCGAGCCGGTGAACGAGACCTTGTCGACGCCCGGATGCCCGACGAGGTATTCGCTGACCTCACGGTCGGCGGGCAGGATCGAGACCACGCCTTCGGGCAACCCGGCCTCGCGGAGTATGTCGGCGAGGATGTACGCGTCCAGCGGGGATTCAGGGGACGGCTTCAGCACCACGGTGCAGCCGGAGAGCAGCGCCGGCGCCAGCTTGGCGGCGGCCACGAACTGCGGGACGTTCCAGGGCACGATGGCGGCGACGACCCCGACCGGCTCACGGCGTACGATGATCGGCCCGAGCACACCACCGCGGCGCTCCTCGTAGGTGAAATCCCGGGCGACGGCGATGGCCGCGTCCCACACCATCATCGCGCCGAGCGCCTGGGCGAGGACGCTCCAGGAGTACGGGGAGCCGTTCTGCGAGCTGATCGAGCGGGCGATCTCCTCGTGCCGCACGGCGAAGGCGTCCTTGATCCTGCCCACCACCGCGATCCGCTCGTCGAGCGTCGTACGCGGCCAGGGCCCTTCGTCGAAGGCACGCCGCGCGGCGGCGACGGCCCGGTCCACATCGGCCTCGGAGGCGTGCGGGACGCGGCCGATGACCTGCTCGGTGTGCGGGGACACCACCTCGATGGTGGCGGTGCCGAGCGGGTCGACCAACTCTCCGCCGATGAACAGCTTTCCGTGCTCGACCAGTTCGGTCATGACGCCGCCTCCCGCGTTGCCGCTGTGCATTTTTGACGCTGCTTCAGAAACTGATACCAGTTCCAGTTGCAGGAGACCAGGCTGCCGCCTGACCTCACGGAATGATCAAGCCGATCGAACTGGTGGTACTCGACTGCGACGGTGTTCCGGTCGACAGCGAGCGCATCGCCGCCCGCGTACAGGCCGCCCTGGGGGCCGAGTCGGGCCGGGCGCTCACCGGGGCCGAGGCGGTGCGGAGGTTCGTCGGCGCTCACATGCCGCCATCCGGGAGCAGATCGCCGTCCTCACCCACGGACCCGGACAAGCCACCTGATGAGTCATCAGCTTTGGGTACAGTGGCTCGACAACCCGTACGGGAGGGGGACGAAGTCACATGACGCAGGTGACGGAACACGGCGGAGGGGTCTGGTCCCTCCGGGTCCCCATCCCCGACAACCCGCTCGGACACACCCTGGTCCATGTCATCGACACCGACCGCGGCCCCGTCCTCGTCGACACCGGCTGGGACGACCCGGACTCGTGGACGGCGCTCACGGACGGCCTGGCCGCGCTGGACATCCCCGTCGGCGACATCCACGGCGTCGTCATCACCCACCACCACCCCGACCACCACGGCCTGTCCGGCCAGGTGCGCGAGGCGTCCGGCGCCTGGATCGCGATGCACGAGGCCGACACCGCCGTCGTACGCCGTACCCGTAGCGCAGAGCCCGGCGTCTGGCTGGGCTACATGACCGCGAAACTCACCGCCGCGGGAGCCCCCGATTCCCATCTGGCGCCGCTGCGGGCGGCTCGCAGCGGCGGCAGGATGCGTACGCCGCCCGGGCTCAGGGCGGCACTGCCCGACCGCGAGATCGTCCCCGGCGAGCTGCTCGACCTCGCGGGCCGGCGGCTGCGGGCGATCTGGACGCCCGGCCACACCCCCGGCCATGTCTGCCTCCATCTGGAGGAGGAGCATCCGTCCGGTCTCCCCGGCCACGGCAGGCTGTTCTCCGGCGACCATCTGCTGCCCGGGATCTCCCCGCACATC
This DNA window, taken from Streptomyces sp. SCSIO 30461, encodes the following:
- a CDS encoding ferredoxin, coding for MGDRWHVEVDRGVCIGSGMCLSHAPGGFRLDSARQSHPSEPDTDANEQILAAAEGCPVEAILITLPDTGEPVFPPEE
- a CDS encoding aldehyde dehydrogenase translates to MTELVEHGKLFIGGELVDPLGTATIEVVSPHTEQVIGRVPHASEADVDRAVAAARRAFDEGPWPRTTLDERIAVVGRIKDAFAVRHEEIARSISSQNGSPYSWSVLAQALGAMMVWDAAIAVARDFTYEERRGGVLGPIIVRREPVGVVAAIVPWNVPQFVAAAKLAPALLSGCTVVLKPSPESPLDAYILADILREAGLPEGVVSILPADREVSEYLVGHPGVDKVSFTGSVAAGKRVMEVAARNLSRVTLELGGKSAAVILPDADPETAVQGIVPAAWMNNGQACVAQTRILVPHTRYDEIADAFAAAAGALVVGDPLDPATQVGPLVAERQQRRSLDYIRIGQEEGAKILTGGGRPSGLDRGWYVEPTLFGGVDNSMRIAREEIFGPVICLLPYGDEAEAAAIADDSDYGLSGSVWTADVERGIDFARRIRTGTYNVNTFSLDMLGPFGGYKNSGLGREFGPEGFGSYLEHKMIHLPASYEGEG
- a CDS encoding MBL fold metallo-hydrolase; its protein translation is MTQVTEHGGGVWSLRVPIPDNPLGHTLVHVIDTDRGPVLVDTGWDDPDSWTALTDGLAALDIPVGDIHGVVITHHHPDHHGLSGQVREASGAWIAMHEADTAVVRRTRSAEPGVWLGYMTAKLTAAGAPDSHLAPLRAARSGGRMRTPPGLRAALPDREIVPGELLDLAGRRLRAIWTPGHTPGHVCLHLEEEHPSGLPGHGRLFSGDHLLPGISPHIGLYEDPDDATVTDPLGDYLDSLERIGRLDVAEVLPAHQHAFTDAAARVRELLAHHEARLTGLLALLATPLTPWQLAERMEWNRPWAAIRHGSRNIAVSEAESHLRRLVKLGRAEAVAGSEPVTYVAV